The Anolis sagrei isolate rAnoSag1 chromosome Y, rAnoSag1.mat, whole genome shotgun sequence genome contains a region encoding:
- the LOC137095305 gene encoding ciliary microtubule inner protein 2B-like, which produces MATTFAPKLSLILMTPDPHYIPGFTAPYVSRCAFQPQGLPYSLEDSNPQKYFMSGFTGFVPRAQFLKGASYPVITHRALLEDLEFDWMLRKPRPLGSSGSSSQEGQGRGQALPPLAMAFPKDGSLLPHYKGYVPGYKFNFGKTYGQLTRNALGRSTLEKQILGVV; this is translated from the exons ATGGCCACCACTTTCGCCCCCAAGCTCAGCCTGATCCTGATGACCCCAGACCCACACTACATCCCTGGAT TTACTGCTCCTTATGTCTCTCGCTGTGCTTTCCAGCCTCAGGGATTGCCCTACTCGCTGGAGGACAGCAACCCTCAGAAATACTTCATGTCAG GCTTCACAGGTTTTGTCCCCAGGGCCCAATTCCTGAAAGGAGCCAGCTACCCTGTGATCACCCACCGGGCGCTGCTAGA GGATCTAGAGTTTGACTGGATGCTTCGCAAGCCCAGGCCTTTGGGGTCTTCAGGGAGCAGCAGCCAGGAGGGGCAGGGAAGGGGCCAAGCCCTCCCTCCACTGGCCATGGCCTTCCCTAAGGACGGGAGCCTCTTGCCCCATTACAAGGGCTATGTGCCAG GCTACAAGTTCAACTTTGGGAAGACCTATGGGCAGCTGACCCGCAACGCTTTGGGCCGGAGCACACTGGAGAAGCAGATCTTAGGGGTTGTATAA